The window CTTGTCCGCCTTCACCTTCTCGAAGGCGACCTTGTTGACCTCTTCGTCCCGGCGCGACGGGATGAAGGCCGCCATACCGCCGATCGCGTGCGCTCCGCGCTTGTGACAGGTGCGGACGAGGAGTTCGGTGTACGCGCGCATGAACGGTGCGGTCATGGTGACCAGGTTGCGGTCCGGGAGGACGAACTTGGCGCCGCCGTCACGGAAGTTCTTGACGATGGAGAACAGATAGTCCCAGCGGCCCGCGTTCAACCCCGAGGCGTGGTCGCGGAGTTCGTAGAGGATCTCCTCCATCTCGTACGCGGCCGTGATCGTCTCGATCAGCACGGTGGCGCGGACGGTGCCCTGCGGGATGCCGACGTAGTCCTGCGCGAAGACGAACACGTCGTTCCAGAGGCGGGCCTCCAGGTGCGACTCGGTCTTCGGGAGGTAGAAGTACGGGCCCTTGCCGAGGTCGAGGAGGCGCTGGGCGTTGTGGAAGAAGTAGAGGCCGAAGTCGACGAAGGCGCCGGGCACCTGCTGACCGTCGATCTGGAGATGACGCTCGTTCAGGTGCCAGCCACGCGGACGCATGACGACCGTGGCGAGGTCCTCATCGGACTTCAGGGCATACGACTTGCCCGACTTCGGGTCGGTGAAGTCGATGCTGCGGGTATAGGCGTCGATCAGGTTGAGCTGGCCGAGGATCACATTCTCCCAGGTGGGAGCCGAGGCGTCCTCGAAGTCGGCGAGCCAGACCTTGGCGCCCGAGTTCAGGGCGTTGATGGTCATCTTGCGGTCGGTGGGGCCGGTGATCTCCACACGCCGGTCGTTCAGGGCGGCGGGG of the Streptomyces sp. NBC_00287 genome contains:
- the aceB gene encoding malate synthase A, translated to MSAPAPSPLAIVDAEPLPRQEEVLTDAALAFVAELHRRFTPRRDELLARRAERRAEIARTSTLDFLPETAAIRADDSWKVAPAPAALNDRRVEITGPTDRKMTINALNSGAKVWLADFEDASAPTWENVILGQLNLIDAYTRSIDFTDPKSGKSYALKSDEDLATVVMRPRGWHLNERHLQIDGQQVPGAFVDFGLYFFHNAQRLLDLGKGPYFYLPKTESHLEARLWNDVFVFAQDYVGIPQGTVRATVLIETITAAYEMEEILYELRDHASGLNAGRWDYLFSIVKNFRDGGAKFVLPDRNLVTMTAPFMRAYTELLVRTCHKRGAHAIGGMAAFIPSRRDEEVNKVAFEKVKADKDREANDGFDGSWVAHPDLVPIAMASFDAVLGDKPNQKDRLREDVDVKAADLIAIDSLKAKPTYDGLVNAVQVGIRYIEAWLRGLGAVAIFNLMEDAATAEISRSQIWQWINAGVEFENGEKATPELARKVAAEELQNIKSELGDEAFAAGHWQQAHDLLLQVSLDADYADFLTLPAYEQLKG